The following coding sequences are from one Gemmatimonadaceae bacterium window:
- a CDS encoding sensor histidine kinase — MENVQPQESRGVTADCPLAAALASRLRSARAELTSRWLERIAARVAIERDRVFPGEELLDHIPILIDGIADYVQDPAEEVAADAPVVAKAMELGELRYVQGFDAYQLFKEYELLGGVLFAFLARAVDEIDQPCRRSELLQCAHRVFHAVAIIQQATTTHFLRKTTVQVRAREQQLRGFNRTVSHELKNRVGAIQGAYSLLRESWVSEEQRNRFLEMIGENAEKMHLVLEDLISLSRLDGNARQQKNVLLPAAAAEAVRQLRQLARSKDVTVQLSPNLPAVEVNAAAVELCLTNYISNAIKYSDPEKAQRLVEISARLNEPRDGGASAELVVEVLDNGIGVPSEARSKLFDRFFRALSGDAAIEVEGTGLGLSIVRETVDMLGGRAWAEPVAGGGSLFAFSLPCRRSTDTITASDHTRTRDEKFSNTPPQEPRRADGI, encoded by the coding sequence GTGGAGAACGTGCAACCGCAGGAAAGCAGGGGAGTCACCGCTGATTGTCCACTCGCTGCCGCTCTGGCGAGTCGACTTCGATCCGCGCGCGCCGAGCTTACCTCGCGATGGCTCGAACGCATCGCCGCGCGCGTCGCGATCGAGCGCGATCGCGTCTTTCCCGGTGAAGAGCTGCTCGACCACATTCCCATCTTGATCGATGGAATCGCCGACTACGTTCAGGATCCGGCGGAGGAAGTGGCTGCCGACGCGCCGGTGGTTGCAAAGGCGATGGAGCTCGGCGAACTGCGGTACGTCCAGGGCTTCGACGCGTATCAATTGTTCAAGGAGTACGAGCTGCTCGGCGGCGTACTCTTCGCCTTCCTTGCGAGGGCCGTGGATGAAATCGATCAGCCGTGCCGGCGATCCGAACTGCTGCAGTGCGCCCATCGCGTATTTCACGCGGTTGCGATCATCCAGCAGGCCACGACCACGCATTTCCTGCGGAAGACGACGGTGCAGGTGCGCGCGCGAGAGCAGCAGCTTCGAGGCTTCAACCGCACTGTCTCTCACGAGCTGAAGAATCGCGTTGGAGCAATTCAGGGAGCATACAGTCTGCTACGCGAGTCATGGGTCAGCGAAGAGCAGCGTAATCGGTTCCTGGAGATGATCGGTGAGAACGCCGAGAAGATGCATTTGGTGCTCGAAGATCTGATCTCTCTTTCCCGCCTCGATGGAAACGCGCGACAACAGAAGAACGTGCTGCTGCCGGCGGCAGCGGCGGAGGCCGTCCGACAACTGCGCCAGCTCGCGCGCTCGAAGGACGTGACGGTTCAGCTATCGCCGAACTTGCCGGCGGTGGAAGTCAACGCCGCCGCCGTGGAGCTCTGCTTGACGAACTACATATCCAACGCAATCAAGTATTCGGATCCAGAAAAGGCGCAGCGACTGGTCGAAATCAGCGCGCGACTAAACGAGCCGCGCGACGGCGGAGCCAGCGCTGAGCTCGTGGTCGAAGTCTTGGACAATGGGATAGGCGTACCGAGCGAAGCCCGCAGCAAGTTGTTCGATCGATTCTTTCGCGCGCTGAGTGGAGACGCGGCGATCGAGGTCGAGGGGACTGGGCTCGGGTTGAGCATCGTCCGCGAAACGGTTGACATGCTCGGTGGCCGAGCTTGGGCGGAGCCTGTCGCTGGCGGCGGGTCGCTGTTCGCATTCTCGCTTCCGTGCCGCCGGAGCACAGACACCATTACAGCTTCCGATCACACGCGCACCCGAGATGAGAAGTTCTCGAACACACCGCCGCAGGAGCCTCGCCGCGCCGACGGGATTTGA
- a CDS encoding SusC/RagA family TonB-linked outer membrane protein, whose translation MIIDTSHRRALAAFVFAVALGAPAHVTGAQTGTVTGRVTDAHTGTPVATAQITVTGSTLGMSVETDGRFRLTSVPAGTHEIRARSLGYAPGSVNVTVTAGGTADVTVALEPAATALDAVVVTGTAGDTRRRAIGNAVSTVDVSDVVDKSTVSNVTEVLQSKVPGLTLVPGSGSAGTSANFRLRGAGSLYAGNTPTIYVDGVRVTTRDQGNYTVFGQTTSSLDAINPNDIESIEVIKGPAASTLYGAEAASGVIQIITKRGRAGRTQWNAHLESGYSEWQASMRPVNYAVATAARIADTANYPGFAGRAVGDIISHRVMSEPNALRNGDLSKMSVSASGGGDRFTFFLSGEQNKEEGVNLNNYANLGSLRGNFSFAPSNKLSFNTNIGYSRNHVRLPLNDNIAFGLIISSYLAIPGRKYPYPAGLNYFTILPEVANTYDNQTQSDRFILGSSGDYRPFSWLTNKVRVGLDMNIGQAELYFPPQPAGLDPFSARASFDLVNTKGFIAQGRPLNQNLTLNYDGTVTHAFSATFVSNSSFGVQYLADAFHRTDAFGQDLGSTGIRSVSSAAVTTGREQDTTQKSIGFYVQEQAAWRDRLFVTGALRVDNNSAFGSDLHRVFYPKASVSYVVSEEPFFHVPSVNELRLRFAWGQAGNAPGPFDAIRSYTTSVVTTSTGTLSALRYGSVGNPDLKPERGTEIELGLESALLDRRLTLDATYYNKTTHDALLPVDVPPSTGFAGTQLQNLGTISNKGLEIVLGATPLRGQSLTIESSLTLATNHNRLVSFGDKRDPIIFGDYAPVQRYQEGFPLAGFWAQRVQYDANGNLVKNASGQPILDPVSVYRGPSVPTREMGFSNDFIVLGNFRVHSLFDYKGGNYQFNVKDWRRDRAGVSWETVNPNANPDEVLARMFASENYFFVQPADFIKFRDLSLSYDLPRRFIGRVADRATLMLAAHNLKIWTKYGGADPEINFNGGSSTFNRNDSWTVPMTRRYSLSLSVGF comes from the coding sequence GTGATCATCGACACATCTCACCGACGCGCCCTGGCCGCGTTCGTATTCGCCGTGGCACTGGGGGCGCCTGCCCACGTCACGGGCGCGCAGACCGGGACCGTCACCGGGCGAGTGACCGACGCGCACACCGGTACGCCCGTCGCGACGGCGCAGATCACCGTCACCGGCAGCACACTTGGCATGAGCGTCGAAACGGATGGGCGCTTCCGCCTGACGAGTGTCCCCGCGGGCACGCACGAGATTCGCGCGCGCAGTCTCGGCTACGCACCGGGCAGCGTGAATGTTACCGTGACCGCCGGCGGAACGGCGGACGTTACGGTGGCCCTCGAGCCTGCAGCCACCGCCCTCGACGCCGTCGTCGTCACCGGAACGGCGGGCGATACGCGGCGACGCGCCATCGGGAATGCCGTGTCGACGGTGGACGTCAGCGACGTCGTGGACAAATCCACCGTCAGCAACGTCACCGAGGTGCTGCAGTCGAAGGTGCCCGGTTTGACGCTCGTTCCCGGTTCGGGCTCGGCCGGCACGTCGGCGAACTTTCGATTGCGCGGCGCTGGCTCGCTGTACGCCGGCAATACGCCGACGATCTACGTGGACGGCGTGCGCGTCACCACTCGCGATCAGGGTAATTATACGGTCTTCGGGCAGACTACCTCGTCGCTCGACGCGATCAACCCGAACGACATCGAGTCGATCGAGGTCATCAAGGGTCCGGCGGCGTCGACGCTCTATGGCGCCGAAGCGGCGTCCGGCGTCATTCAGATCATCACGAAGCGCGGGCGCGCGGGACGGACGCAGTGGAACGCCCATCTCGAGTCGGGCTACTCGGAGTGGCAGGCCTCGATGCGGCCGGTGAACTACGCGGTCGCCACGGCCGCGCGCATCGCCGACACCGCGAACTACCCCGGCTTCGCGGGTCGTGCGGTGGGTGATATCATCTCCCATCGCGTGATGTCGGAGCCTAACGCCCTTCGCAACGGAGACCTGTCGAAGATGAGCGTATCGGCGAGCGGAGGCGGCGATCGCTTCACCTTCTTCCTATCGGGCGAACAGAACAAGGAAGAAGGCGTGAACCTCAACAACTACGCCAACCTCGGCTCGCTGCGCGGCAACTTCTCCTTCGCGCCGTCGAACAAGCTGAGCTTCAACACCAATATCGGCTACAGCCGCAACCACGTGCGGCTGCCGCTCAACGACAACATCGCCTTCGGGCTCATCATCAGCTCCTATCTGGCGATCCCCGGGCGCAAGTATCCCTATCCGGCGGGGCTCAACTACTTCACGATCCTCCCCGAAGTCGCCAACACGTACGACAATCAGACGCAATCCGATCGATTCATTCTCGGGTCGTCAGGCGACTATAGGCCGTTCTCCTGGCTCACGAACAAAGTGCGCGTCGGCCTCGACATGAACATCGGACAGGCGGAGCTGTACTTCCCGCCGCAGCCAGCAGGTCTCGATCCATTCAGCGCTCGCGCGAGCTTCGACCTCGTGAACACCAAGGGATTCATCGCCCAGGGACGACCACTCAACCAGAACCTCACGCTGAACTACGATGGGACAGTCACGCACGCGTTCTCGGCGACCTTCGTCTCGAACTCGTCGTTCGGCGTGCAGTACCTCGCGGACGCATTTCACCGAACCGATGCGTTCGGCCAGGACCTCGGCTCGACGGGCATCCGGTCGGTCTCTTCGGCCGCCGTGACTACCGGCCGCGAGCAGGATACGACGCAGAAGTCGATCGGCTTCTACGTGCAGGAGCAGGCGGCGTGGCGCGATCGCCTCTTCGTCACCGGCGCGCTGCGCGTCGACAACAACTCCGCGTTCGGCTCCGACCTGCACCGCGTCTTCTACCCGAAGGCATCGGTGTCCTACGTCGTCTCCGAGGAGCCCTTCTTCCACGTGCCGTCAGTGAACGAGCTGCGATTGCGTTTCGCGTGGGGGCAGGCCGGTAACGCGCCCGGACCGTTCGACGCGATTCGATCGTACACCACATCGGTCGTCACCACGTCCACGGGCACGTTATCAGCGCTGCGCTACGGCTCCGTCGGCAACCCGGATCTCAAGCCGGAGCGCGGCACGGAGATCGAGCTCGGATTGGAGAGCGCATTGCTCGATAGGCGGCTGACGCTCGATGCGACATACTACAACAAGACGACGCATGACGCGCTGCTTCCGGTCGACGTCCCCCCGTCCACCGGATTCGCCGGAACGCAACTGCAAAACCTTGGCACCATTTCCAACAAGGGACTCGAGATCGTCTTGGGAGCGACGCCGCTCCGAGGTCAGTCCCTAACGATTGAGAGCTCGCTCACGCTGGCGACCAACCACAATCGCCTCGTCTCGTTCGGTGACAAGCGCGACCCGATCATCTTTGGTGATTACGCTCCGGTGCAGCGCTACCAAGAGGGCTTTCCGCTCGCCGGGTTCTGGGCGCAGCGCGTCCAGTACGACGCGAACGGCAATCTCGTCAAGAACGCCAGCGGGCAGCCGATCCTCGACCCGGTGAGCGTGTATCGCGGACCATCCGTGCCCACGCGCGAGATGGGCTTCTCGAACGACTTCATCGTGCTCGGCAACTTCCGCGTGCACAGCCTCTTCGACTACAAGGGCGGCAACTATCAGTTCAACGTCAAGGACTGGCGGCGCGACCGCGCCGGCGTGTCGTGGGAGACGGTCAACCCCAACGCCAACCCGGACGAAGTGCTCGCGCGCATGTTCGCCTCGGAGAATTACTTCTTCGTGCAGCCGGCGGACTTCATCAAGTTTCGCGATCTGTCGCTCAGTTACGATCTGCCGCGGCGCTTCATCGGCCGCGTCGCCGATCGCGCGACGCTGATGCTCGCCGCCCACAACCTGAAGATCTGGACGAAGTACGGCGGCGCCGACCCCGAGATCAACTTCAACGGCGGCAGCTCGACCTTCAATCGCAACGACAGTTGGACCGTGCCGATGACGCGGCGCTATTCCCTCTCGCTCTCGGTGGGCTTCTGA
- a CDS encoding endonuclease/exonuclease/phosphatase family protein, which yields MITQFRFLVACIALVACASAPRAIPSSTARSVPSTTLRVMTYNIHAGHGDIDRTAATIRAFSPDIVGLEEVDVHWAERSGFVDQASRLGQSLGMPVRFGPIYELPGASADAPKREFGVALLSRYPIVTWENDTLTRLSTQTEDPVPTRMPGLLGATIDVHGTRVRVFVTHLDYRKDPSVRRTQVAEMLARIGAVDSPTLLLGDMNASPDAEELQPLFGRFHDSWLTTAGPGFTYPADTPTERIDYVLVSPNGKVDTAFVPVVPAASDHRPVVVDLSFGRN from the coding sequence TTGATCACGCAATTTCGCTTCCTCGTCGCATGCATCGCGCTCGTCGCCTGCGCGAGTGCACCGCGCGCGATCCCGTCATCCACGGCGCGCAGCGTCCCGAGCACGACGCTCCGCGTGATGACGTACAACATCCACGCCGGTCACGGTGACATCGACCGAACCGCGGCGACAATTCGCGCCTTCTCGCCGGACATCGTCGGCCTCGAGGAAGTGGACGTGCACTGGGCAGAGCGCAGCGGCTTCGTCGATCAGGCAAGTCGGCTCGGCCAGTCGCTGGGCATGCCAGTGCGCTTCGGGCCCATCTACGAGCTTCCCGGCGCGAGCGCCGATGCACCGAAGCGCGAATTCGGCGTCGCGTTGCTCAGCCGGTACCCGATCGTGACGTGGGAAAACGATACGCTCACGAGGCTCTCGACGCAGACGGAGGACCCCGTGCCCACGCGCATGCCGGGCCTTCTCGGGGCGACGATCGATGTGCATGGTACGCGTGTCCGCGTGTTCGTGACCCACCTCGACTACCGCAAGGATCCATCGGTGCGACGAACGCAGGTTGCGGAGATGCTCGCGCGCATCGGTGCGGTCGACTCGCCGACGCTACTGCTCGGGGACATGAACGCATCGCCCGATGCGGAGGAGCTCCAACCACTCTTCGGCCGATTCCACGATAGCTGGTTGACGACAGCCGGGCCGGGGTTCACCTATCCAGCAGACACGCCCACGGAACGCATCGACTACGTTCTCGTGTCGCCTAACGGCAAGGTCGACACGGCATTCGTTCCAGTCGTCCCCGCCGCTTCCGATCACCGCCCGGTTGTCGTGGATCTGTCGTTCGGCCGCAACTGA
- a CDS encoding alpha/beta hydrolase codes for MTKRLIGALEILTTFAGLGACARAPDARLPSIPTALTSRMIPIGPGVALEVLDWGGRGASLVFLAGLGNTAHVFDTFAPQFTDHFHVVGITRRGFGRSAGAPPPNNLDTLVADVVAALDSLGLEKVVIVGHSIAGEEMTRFAEEYGARCAGLVYLDAAYDRSGIDTLASKQPSASDPRISAADTATFASIRALYARVMGVEEPESDIRATERFDAADRYQGSVTPNTLKARVASGKQVARYDRIHCRALAIYAVPDSVADVVPYYKELDAAGRAQADSLLEFVQVVVADSRARIGRLPQFQLVDVHGSNHYVFLQHPREVAGAIRTFLATEFASPRPNER; via the coding sequence ATGACGAAGCGTCTGATAGGCGCACTCGAGATTCTGACTACGTTCGCGGGGCTTGGCGCCTGCGCGCGCGCGCCCGACGCTCGATTGCCCAGTATTCCGACCGCGCTGACTAGCCGCATGATACCGATCGGCCCAGGGGTGGCGCTCGAGGTCCTCGACTGGGGCGGTCGCGGTGCCTCGCTAGTCTTCCTTGCCGGCCTCGGAAATACCGCGCACGTCTTCGACACGTTCGCACCGCAGTTCACGGACCACTTTCATGTCGTCGGCATCACGCGGCGGGGGTTTGGCCGCTCGGCTGGCGCGCCGCCGCCCAACAATCTCGACACGCTCGTCGCCGACGTCGTGGCGGCGCTCGATTCGCTCGGACTCGAGAAGGTCGTGATCGTCGGGCACTCGATCGCCGGCGAAGAAATGACGCGATTCGCCGAGGAATACGGCGCGCGCTGCGCGGGGCTCGTCTACCTCGATGCGGCGTACGACCGCTCCGGGATCGACACACTTGCTTCAAAGCAGCCATCCGCATCCGATCCACGGATAAGCGCCGCGGACACGGCCACGTTCGCAAGTATTCGCGCCCTCTACGCGCGCGTGATGGGCGTCGAGGAACCCGAATCCGACATCAGAGCAACCGAGAGATTCGACGCGGCGGACCGCTACCAGGGCTCCGTGACTCCGAACACCCTCAAGGCACGCGTCGCAAGCGGGAAGCAGGTGGCCCGCTATGACCGGATCCACTGTCGCGCTCTGGCAATCTACGCCGTGCCCGACTCGGTGGCCGACGTGGTTCCGTATTACAAGGAGCTCGACGCCGCCGGGCGCGCTCAGGCCGACTCGCTGCTCGAGTTCGTGCAAGTCGTAGTCGCCGATTCGCGGGCCCGAATCGGGCGGTTGCCGCAGTTTCAGCTCGTCGACGTACATGGCAGCAATCACTACGTTTTCTTGCAACATCCGCGTGAGGTCGCTGGAGCGATACGGACGTTTCTCGCGACAGAGTTTGCGTCGCCACGGCCTAACGAGCGCTGA
- a CDS encoding FtsX-like permease family protein, translating to MRLSPLIGLPPDASGPLQAFLSVLLGAASLVLIIASVNVAAMLSSKALARRREMAVRAALGATRLRLVRQLLTEILILFALGAAGGLALAYLGTSALERMPIPAEITFAPHLSPDARVFAFALAISLLTGLIVGLVPARRATHTDVATQLRDGAAAASARRTWLGNALVVSQLSASRVARRRGTLSARAAAREPNEPGVRRGGCSNSAVRRWIVGLRRGEGSGVLPRAARPRRSSSWRHGSVVRGASSTHAPQQR from the coding sequence ATGCGCCTGTCGCCTTTGATCGGTTTGCCGCCAGACGCGAGCGGACCGCTTCAGGCATTCCTGAGCGTCTTGCTCGGCGCGGCGTCGCTCGTGCTCATCATCGCCAGCGTCAACGTCGCTGCGATGCTCTCGTCGAAGGCCCTCGCCAGGCGACGCGAGATGGCGGTGCGCGCCGCGCTCGGTGCAACGCGCCTGCGACTCGTCAGGCAGCTGCTGACGGAAATTCTGATTCTCTTCGCGCTCGGCGCTGCGGGTGGCCTTGCGCTGGCCTACCTGGGGACGAGCGCGCTCGAGCGGATGCCGATTCCGGCCGAGATCACCTTCGCGCCGCACCTTTCCCCTGACGCGCGGGTGTTCGCGTTCGCGCTCGCGATCTCGCTGCTGACGGGCCTGATCGTCGGACTCGTGCCGGCGCGCCGAGCGACACACACGGACGTCGCCACACAACTCCGCGATGGGGCAGCTGCGGCGAGCGCGCGACGCACTTGGCTCGGCAATGCACTCGTGGTTAGCCAGCTCTCGGCGTCGCGTGTTGCTCGTCGGCGTGGGACTCTTTCTGCGCGCGCTGCAGCACGCGAGCCGAATGAACCCGGGGTTCGACGCGGCGGGTGTAGCAACAGCGCAGTTCGACGCTGGATCGTGGGGCTACGACGAGGCGAAGGGTCGGGTGTTCTTCCGCGCGCTGCGCGACCGCGTCGAAGCTCTTCCTGGCGTCACGGCAGTGTCGTACGCGGCGCTTCTTCCACTCACGCTCCGCAGCAACGTTGA
- a CDS encoding FtsX-like permease family protein translates to MFFRALRDRVEALPGVTAVSYAALLPLTLRSNVDEMEVEGDTKVPIHFLQVDDQYMAVLRIAVVAGRNLARTDDERAPKAAIVNESFARRFAAGRSVLGRTFRYRDKLVTIVGVTRDAKLESIAEIIPPRVYFPLAQQWENHRSLMVRTSGDPRALASAIQAAVHELDPTAPRPAVVPLTRSMSIGLMPQRIAATVTGVLGGVGLILATIGLYGIIAYSTSRRAREIGIRLALGARRADILTMVLRDGVQLVALGVGLGLLIAAGASRVLTNLLFGVSPFDVAAFAGMSALFVAVALVASWLPARRAANSSPMVVMRAE, encoded by the coding sequence GTGTTCTTCCGCGCGCTGCGCGACCGCGTCGAAGCTCTTCCTGGCGTCACGGCAGTGTCGTACGCGGCGCTTCTTCCACTCACGCTCCGCAGCAACGTTGACGAGATGGAAGTCGAGGGCGACACGAAGGTTCCGATACACTTTCTGCAGGTGGACGACCAATACATGGCGGTGCTGCGAATCGCTGTCGTCGCCGGGCGGAATCTTGCTCGCACGGATGACGAGCGCGCGCCGAAAGCGGCCATCGTGAACGAATCGTTCGCGCGCCGCTTTGCCGCGGGGCGCAGTGTCCTCGGACGGACGTTCCGTTATCGTGATAAGCTGGTGACGATCGTCGGCGTCACTCGCGACGCGAAGCTGGAGTCAATTGCCGAAATCATACCACCGCGCGTCTACTTCCCGCTGGCGCAGCAATGGGAGAATCACCGATCGCTCATGGTGCGCACGAGCGGTGATCCGCGCGCGCTCGCATCGGCGATCCAGGCGGCGGTCCACGAGCTCGACCCGACCGCGCCTCGTCCGGCCGTGGTTCCGCTGACGCGATCGATGAGCATCGGTCTCATGCCGCAGCGCATCGCCGCGACGGTGACGGGTGTGCTCGGTGGCGTCGGTCTGATTCTGGCAACCATCGGACTCTACGGCATTATCGCATACTCGACGAGCCGGCGCGCGCGCGAAATCGGGATTCGTCTCGCGCTCGGCGCGCGCCGTGCCGACATCCTCACGATGGTCTTGCGCGACGGCGTACAACTCGTCGCGTTAGGCGTCGGGCTCGGGTTGCTGATCGCGGCGGGCGCGTCGCGCGTTCTCACGAACCTTCTCTTCGGCGTCAGTCCATTCGACGTGGCCGCGTTCGCGGGCATGTCGGCACTGTTCGTGGCGGTCGCGCTCGTGGCAAGCTGGCTGCCCGCGCGACGAGCCGCGAATTCGAGTCCGATGGTGGTGATGCGCGCGGAATAG
- a CDS encoding serine hydrolase produces the protein MSPVPLYAQRVTTPSAPSAASLTALDAYIQHTVADWGIAGLAIAIVHDDSVVYERGFGVRETGKPERVDARTLFAIGSNSKLFTATLAGMMVDAKKMSWDAPATTYLPSFQLYDPWVTREITLRDLLSHRSGLGRRGDMLWYGSPFDRAEVLRRIRYLKPNSSFRSQYGYQNIMVLAAGEATAAAAGRSWDELVKERIFQPLGMSASNTSVRELAGKTDVATPHLLDKGVLTSIPWRNIDNIGPAGAINSNVEDMAKWLRFLLDGGAVGNRQLIAPATLREISSPQTIIPSPDDTLSPSTHFHAYGLGVGMYDLLGVKVLSHTGGIDGMLSQVTWVPERRLGFVILTNTEGHNTVFAAIGHRILDMYLGAPPRDWSALMLAETRKQEAAQAQAMQRLEASRPKDATPSVPIDRYAGRYSNEMYGDVNVDVAADKIVLQYGPSRIGDLEPWSRDAYKVVWREKREGAGLVQFVVDPVGTVRSLRLYESLTPAALRSPDVDEFRKAAPVTAATVGAR, from the coding sequence GTGTCGCCGGTGCCGCTGTACGCTCAGCGCGTCACCACGCCAAGCGCACCGTCCGCGGCATCCCTCACTGCGCTCGACGCGTACATCCAGCACACCGTCGCCGATTGGGGAATCGCCGGACTGGCCATTGCGATCGTGCACGACGATTCCGTCGTCTACGAGCGCGGCTTCGGCGTGCGCGAGACGGGCAAGCCAGAGCGCGTCGATGCGCGGACGCTGTTCGCGATCGGCTCGAACTCGAAGTTGTTCACCGCCACGCTCGCCGGCATGATGGTCGACGCGAAGAAAATGAGCTGGGACGCCCCCGCGACGACGTACCTGCCCTCCTTTCAACTTTACGATCCTTGGGTGACGCGGGAGATTACGCTCCGCGATCTGCTCTCACACCGAAGCGGCCTCGGACGACGCGGCGACATGCTCTGGTATGGCTCGCCCTTCGATCGCGCCGAAGTGTTGCGACGCATTCGCTATCTGAAGCCGAACAGCAGCTTCCGGTCGCAGTACGGGTACCAGAACATCATGGTGCTCGCGGCCGGCGAGGCCACCGCTGCCGCGGCAGGTCGGAGCTGGGACGAGCTGGTCAAGGAAAGGATCTTTCAACCGCTCGGAATGAGTGCGAGCAACACGAGCGTGCGCGAGCTCGCTGGCAAAACTGACGTCGCAACACCACATCTGTTGGATAAGGGAGTACTCACGTCCATTCCCTGGCGCAACATCGACAACATCGGTCCGGCGGGCGCGATCAACTCCAACGTGGAAGACATGGCGAAATGGCTGCGCTTCCTGCTCGACGGCGGCGCTGTTGGCAACCGGCAGCTCATCGCTCCGGCGACGTTACGAGAAATCTCATCACCACAAACGATCATCCCCAGTCCCGACGACACGCTCTCGCCATCGACGCACTTCCACGCCTACGGACTCGGCGTCGGCATGTATGATCTGCTCGGTGTGAAAGTCTTGTCGCACACTGGCGGCATCGACGGCATGCTCTCGCAGGTGACCTGGGTGCCCGAGCGGCGGCTGGGGTTCGTGATCCTCACGAACACGGAGGGTCACAACACTGTGTTCGCCGCGATCGGCCACCGTATTCTAGATATGTATCTCGGCGCTCCGCCGCGCGATTGGAGTGCACTTATGTTAGCCGAGACACGCAAGCAGGAAGCTGCGCAGGCGCAGGCGATGCAGCGGCTGGAGGCTTCACGCCCCAAAGACGCAACGCCTTCGGTGCCGATCGATCGTTATGCAGGTCGCTACTCGAACGAGATGTACGGCGACGTGAACGTCGATGTCGCGGCCGACAAGATCGTGCTGCAGTACGGACCGTCGCGGATCGGCGATCTCGAGCCGTGGTCGCGCGACGCGTACAAGGTGGTGTGGCGCGAGAAGCGTGAAGGCGCGGGACTGGTGCAGTTCGTCGTCGATCCGGTCGGTACGGTGCGATCGCTGCGATTGTACGAGTCGCTCACGCCGGCGGCACTCCGATCGCCGGACGTCGACGAATTCCGGAAAGCCGCACCCGTGACAGCCGCCACGGTCGGTGCGCGCTGA